The Burkholderia pyrrocinia genomic sequence GCTGCGCAACTGCATCTCGAACGTGCGGCCCGAAGGGCTGCCGCACGCGGCCGCCGCGCACAAGCTGCATTACCTGATGACGCATGCGCGCAGGCTCGGGCTGACCGGCGTCGGGCTGAAGGACGACAGCGACGCGCTGCTGCCGCAGGCGGAAGCGGAGCGGATCGGGGCGGCGTGACAGCGCGGTGCGCGACTGCGTGCGCCGCGGCTACCTGAACAGCCGCTCGCACAGGAAATCGACGAACACGCGCAGCTTCGGCGACAACTGCCGGCTCGACGGCCACACGATCGAGAACTGTCCCGGCGCGATCCGGTAGTCGTCGAGCACGGTCACGAGCGCGCCGTGTTCGAGCGCGTCGCGTGCGAGGAAATCGGGCATGTAGCCGATGCCGAGCCCCGCGAGCACGGTGCCGCGCAGCGCTTCCATGTTGTTGCAGGTCATCGCGGTGCGCAGCTTCAGCGGCGTGCCGTCGTCGGCCGCGAGTGCCCAGTCCTGCAGCTTGCCGGTAGTCGGGAAGCAATAGCGCACGCATTCGTGCGCTTCGAGATCGCGCGGCGTGTGCGGCGTGCCGGCCCGCGCGAGATACGCAGGCGTCGCGCACAGCACGAATGCGAACGGGCCGAGCCGCCGCGACATCAGGCTCGAATCCGACAGCGGGCCGCTGCGGATCACAGCGTCGAAGCCGCCTTCGACGACGTCGACCATCCGGTCGTTGAAATCGAGATCGAGCTCGACGTCCGGATAGCGCTGCCGGAACTCGGGCAGCACCGGCAGCAGGAAGCGGTAGCCGATCACCGGCAGGCTCACGCGCAGCTTGCCGCGCGGGCGCTGCGCCG encodes the following:
- a CDS encoding LysR family transcriptional regulator, with the translated sequence MENLTGIVAFVRTAEALSFVAAGRALGISASAVGKTIAKLEQSLGVRLFNRTTRRVTLTEEGRHFYERCQRILEDFRDAEATVTASAQRPRGKLRVSLPVIGYRFLLPVLPEFRQRYPDVELDLDFNDRMVDVVEGGFDAVIRSGPLSDSSLMSRRLGPFAFVLCATPAYLARAGTPHTPRDLEAHECVRYCFPTTGKLQDWALAADDGTPLKLRTAMTCNNMEALRGTVLAGLGIGYMPDFLARDALEHGALVTVLDDYRIAPGQFSIVWPSSRQLSPKLRVFVDFLCERLFR